The Caldisericia bacterium genomic sequence AATAACGAAGTACTTTCCCAGAATCACTTGATACTTCATAAATACCACTAGTTAAAATACCTGTAAGGTAAATATTTCCAGTTGTTTCATCAACAGTAATATACATTCCTTTCAATATATTTGGAAAATTATGTCCTAACCTTAGAGAATTTATATCAATAATTCTTTTTAGAGTTAGCACCTTTAATTGATCAAGTTGAGGTTGTGGTAATTGTTGTTCACCTTCAGGTAATTTTATAAATATTTGAATAAAAAGTGAAACTGCTAAGAGCATTAAAATAAAAAAAATTATACCTTTTTTCAACCTCCGCCTCCTTCATTTATAAATACAAATTTTTGGATTTTTTTGTTACAAAATAAAATTTAATAAACCACCCATTAAAATTGCAAATATAATTTCAAAAATTGTTATAAGAAGGGCATTTAATAAACCAATTTCTCTTCTTAAAACTGCAAAAGTTGCAATGCATGGGAAATAAAAAAGTGTAACTATAGAATAAATTATAATCTGTTTTGGTGTCATAAAAGAAGTGACTTTCTCTGTTCCAAAAAGGGAGAAAAGCATTAAAAGAGTTAATTCTTTTCTTAAAATTCCAAAAATTAATGGAATTGATGTTAATGGAGGGAGACCTAAAAATTTTGTAAAAAATGGAGAAATTAAATTAACAAAATAGTTTAATATATTTGTTAAACTAAGTATTTGAAGTAAAAAACCTCCAAAAATGATAATTGGAAATGCAAAATAAATGAAATCTTTTATTCTAAACCACGATTGTCTTAAAACAATCTTTAATGATGGCTTTCTTAAAGGAGGCATCTCCATAATTAGACCATAACTTTTTCCAGGTACTAATAATGAGAAAATTTTCCCAACAATAAAAATGATAAGTATATCTATAATATAAACTATTAAAACATATTTAAAACCCAGAAAAACACCAACAAGACCAAGAATAACAATTGTTCTTGCACTACATGGCACAAGAGTAGCAAGAGTTGCAGTTAAAAATTTTTGCTTTTTTGTTTCAAGAATTCTTGATCCAAGAACTGCTGGAACATTGCATCCAAAACCAAGCATAAGTGGGAAAAATGCTTTTCCATGAAGACCAATAAAATGCATGAATGAATCAGTAAAAAATGCCATTCTTGCAAGGTATCCAGAATCTTCAAGAAGTGATAGAAGTATATAAAAAGGTATAAGATATGGAAGAGCAACTGAAAGTCCACCAATTACTCCATCTAAAATTCCATCAACAAAAATTTTTTTTGATAAATTTGAAATTGGTAAGTTAAGAAGAATAGTTTTTATTTTTTCAAATATTGTATCAAGAAAATCACTAATAATAGAACCAATACCAAAGATTGAATAAAATATTAAAAAGAGTAAGATTAGAAGTATTATATAACCAAAAAATGGGTGTAATAAAAATTTATCAAAATAATTTGAAAAATTAAATTTTTTTTCTTTTTTAATTAAAACTTCTCTTGTAATTTTATTACTCAAATTGTATTTTTCTTGGGTTAAAATAAGGGAAATTGGTTCCCCATGAATATTTTCAAGTTCTTGAGCAAGATTTTTTGCTTTTGAAATAATCTTTTCATCCTTAAATCTTTTTAGAACATCTTCATCATTTTCAAGTAGTTTAATTGCAAGCCATCTTTTTGGATATGAAGAATTTTCTGGAAGTTGATCCAGTAAAACTTTAATTCTTTCCTCAACCTCTTTCCCATACTTAATTTCAAATGGTTTAACTTTTATATCTTTCTCATAAATCTCAATACACTTTTCAATTAATTTATCTATTCCTTTATTTTCAATTGCTATAGTTGGAACAATTGGAACTCCTAAAATATTTTGAAGTTTATCTATATTAATTGTTAAACCAGTTTTTTCAAGTAAATCCATCTGATTTAGGGCAATTATTAAATTTACATTAAGTTCTATGAGTTGAAGAGTAAAAAATAGATTTCTCTCAAGATTAACTGCATCAACAACATTTATTACAAAATCTGGTTTTTCCTCTAAAATAAAATTTCTTGCAATTAACTCTTCTTCTGAATATGTTGAGAAAGAATAAATTCCTGGTAAATCAATGACTTTTATTTTATAACCTTTATAAATAAGATAACCCTCTTTTCTTTCAATTGTTTTTCCTGGCCAATTACCAATTATTTGATGAGATGCTGTCAATTGATTAAATATTACACTTTTACCTACATTTGCATTACCAGCAAGAGCGATTACGAACTCTTTTTTCTTACCCATATTTTTGAAACAACTCCTCTTCCAAGTGCGAGATTATAGCCTCTTACAGAAATCTCAATTGGTCCAAATGGTGCTTTTCTTAAAATTTTTATTTTTGTATTTGGAGTCAACCCAAGATCACATAATCTTTGAACAAAACCTCTACCACCTCTTATTAAAACAACCTCAACTTCTTCGCCTTCTTTTACCTCAGAAAGAGGAATTAAACTTTTATATTTATCTTCTTTTATGTGATGTTCAATTTCACAAGCCTTTTCATGAGCAAAATTTTCAGGTACTCCAATGTTTTTTAAAAAATCTTCAACAAACTCATGTTTATTTTTTATATCCTCTCCTTCAATTGATCCCTTTTCTGTTAATAATATTTTTCCATTCTCAATAATTATTTTGTTTTCATTAATAAGTGAATTTAATATCTCATCTAAATTTATAAAATTAAACTCCTTTTTTATCTCTTCTGTTGATGCTTCTCCTTTTTTTCTAAATAAATATTCTAAAATCTCTTCTTTTTCCTCTTTCATATATCAAATTCCTGAAAAATATTTTCAATTATATTTTACCATATAAATAAAAAGAGTAGAATTTAAAATTTTGAAAAAAATGATTTTTTTATTAAAATTTATTTATGAAGAGGCTAATAATCTTTATAACTTCTATATTAGGTTGGTTTATTATTATCTATTTAATAATACCACTTATTACTGCAATTGCATGGATTTTTTGGTCGCTTTTTATATATAAAAAATTATTTATAAAAGAAGAATTTAAAGGAACAATTTATGTTTTCTTTCTTCTTTTAATAATTAGTTTAATCTATTTTATTGTGCTTAAAGCATGGGCAAAATATAATTATAAAAAATATTATTTAAAAAACAAAAGAAATATAATTCCAATAAAAAACAATTATGAAAGGTTAGATATCAAAAAAATCGAATATTCAGGGGAAGAAATAGATGAACTTATTAAGATATTTTGTAATAAAAATAATACCTAACTTTTTATTTTGGTTTCCAGTTATAACAAGTATATTTTGGACAATCTCAGCAATTCACTTTTATAACACAAAAGAGAAAAAGGAGTATAAAATAGATGAAAAATCTTTACCTCCAGTTACAATTATTATTGCTGCTCATAACGAAGAGAAATTTATAAAAGATACACTTGAAGCATTAAAAAATTTAAATTATCCAAAATATGATGTAATTGTTGTTGATGATGCAAGTAAAGATAAAACTCCTAAAATCGTTGAAGAATATTTAAAATTTGAAAATTTTCATTTTATTAAATTAAATAAAAATGTAGGCAAAGCAATGGCAGTTAATATTGGAGTGCTTCATTCTAAAACAGATTTAGTTGTAGTGATTGATGCTGATACAATTTTAGATAAAGATTCACTTAAATATGTGGCTCATCATTTTAAAAAAATTCCAAGACTTGCTGCTGTTACTGGAAATCCAAGAGTTTTAAATAGAACAAATATATTAACATATATACAGACTGCTGAATTTAGTTCAATTATAAGTCTTCTTAAAAGATCACAAAGATCTATTGGGAGAATATTTACTGTTAGTGGAGCATTTACAACTTACAATAAAAATGTCCTTAAAGAGGTAGGGTGTTTTTCACATCTTACTGCAACTGAGGATATAGATATAACATGGAGAATAGAAAAAAATTTTTATAATGTTTTTTATGAACCAAAAGCTATTGCATGGATAAGAGTTCCAGAAAGTTTAAAAGAGTTAATAAGACAAAGAAAAAGATGGGCTCTTGGTGGATGGCATATGTTAAGAATACATTTTGATATTCTATTTAATTTTAAATATAAACGTCTCTTTATAGCATTTATCGAGTTTGTTTTAGCATACATTTGGAGTATTTTATTTATAGTTTTTTCTTTTCTTTGGATTCTTTCAAAATTATTTTTATATAAAGGATTTACAATTTCACCAATTCCAACTTGGTATGGAGCATTTATAAGTTTAGTTTGTCTTGTTCAATTTTTTGTATCTTCTCTACTTGATAAAAAATATGACAAAGGTATTTTTAAATATTATTTTTTTGTTGTTTGGTATCCAATAATATATTGGACTCTTAATCCAATTCTTGTATTTATAACACTAAAAGAAGGACTTTTTGGCATACTTGAAGGAAAAGGCATCTGGCATCCCCCAGACAGAAAAATTAAATTTTGAATGTTATAATTAATTTACTTAAGATGAAAACTTATTTTTTTAAGATATATGGAAGAGTACAGGGGGTTGGGTTTAGACCTTTCATTTATAAAATTGCAAAAGAGTTAGGTCTTAAAGGATATGTTTTAAATACCTCAAGTTGTGTTGAGGTTGCACTTCAAGGTGAAGCCTCTTTAATAAAAAAATTTATTGAAAAGATAAAAAATGATTCACCTCCACTTTCAAAAATTGAAAAGATAGAAGAATTTGAAATTAAAGAAGAAGAGTTTTTTGATTTTTACATAAAAGAGAGCAAAGAAGATAAAGGATTCAATTTTATTTCACCTGATATTGCAATATGTGATGATTGTCTCAAAGAACTTTTTAATCCAAATGATAGAAGATATAAATACCCATTTATAAATTGTACAAATTGTGGTCCAAGATATACTATAATTGAAGATCTTCCATATGATAGAGAAAAAACAACTATGAAGATCTTTAGAATGTGTGAATTATGTGAAAAAGAGTATAAAGATCCAACTTCAAGAAGATTTCACGCTCAACCCAATGCATGTTTTGATTGTGGTCCAGAAATTTGGATTGAAGATATAGAAGAAAAAAAAGTCACAAAGGTAAATGTTTTCAAAGAGATTTCAAAACTTTTAAGTATTGGAGAAATAATTCTAATTAAAGGAATTGGCGGATTTCATATTGCATGTGATGCAACAAATGATGAAACAGTAAAAAAATTGAGAGAAAGAAAAAAAAGACCAACAAAACCATTTGCACTTATGATGAAAGATATTGAACAGATTAAAAATTATTGTTTTGTTTCAGAAGAAGAGGAAGAAATTTTAATATCAAAAGAAAGGCCAATTGTTCTACTTAAAATAAAGAATTTAGGTGATTTAAGCCCTTTAGTTGCACCTGAAAATGAATATTTAGGAATTATGCTACCATATGCACCATATCACTATCTTATTTTTGAAGAATTCAATAAACCTTTAATTATGACAAGTGGAAATTTATCAGATGAGCCTATTATAAAAGATAATAGAGATGCAATTGAAAAGTTAAACCATATTTCAAAATATTTTGTTTTTCACGATAGAGAAATTAAACATAGAATTGATGATAGTGTAGTTTTTGTTGAAAAGAAGGAGTTAAATTTTATAAGAAGAGCAAGAGGTTATGCTCCAGACCCTATTAAAATTAATATTAATTTAAAACCAACACTATCTCTTGGTGGAGAACTCAAAAATACTTTTTCTCTTGGATACAAAAACTATGTTTTTATGAGCCCTCATATAGGAGACCTTAAAGATAAAGACACTCTTCAAGTTTATGAAGATACTATTTTTGAATTTATTAAACTCTTTAAAATAAATCCTGAAATTCTTGTTTGTGATCTTCATCCACAATATCTTTCAACGCAATTTGGAGAAAAATTTAAAAATCTTCTTGAAGTAAAATATATTCAACATCACAAAGCACACGCTTATAGTTTGCTCCTTGATAGAGAAATAAAAGACCTGTCTTTAATATTTGCTTTTGATGGTACAGGTTTTGGTGAGGATGAAAAAATTTGGGGAGGTGAAGTTTTTTTAGGAGATTTAGAAGGATTAAAGAGGGTTGCTCACATAAAGTATTTTCCTATGGCAAGAGGAGATTATACAATTGAATATCCAAAAAGAATTCTTTATACTTATCTTTCAAAATATTTACCAGAGGATTTAAGTAAATTTTCATATAAATTTACAAATCTTGAAATTGAAATATTTAAAAAAATGATCCAAAAAGGAGAAAATCTCATTGAAACATCTTCTATGGGAAGAATTTTTGATATGGTTTCAAGTTTACTTGATATAAAAGATAAGGTGAGTTTTGAGGGAGAGGCGGCAATTTCTCTTGAAATGATCTCATTAAAAAATGATACAAAAGATACTTATAAATATAAATTAATTTATGGGGACATGATTGAAATTGATTTTAAAAATGTTATAAAAGGAGTAATCGATGAAAAGGATATTTATCCAAAAGAGTATATCGGAAAAAAATTTCACAATACAATTGCTAAAATGATTTTTGATATTTCAAACATTTTTGAAGAAAAAGAAGGAATAAAAAATATTGGATTTAGTGGTGGTGTTTTTCAAAATCGACTTCTGATAAACTTAATATATGAATATTTTTATAAAACTCAATTTAAAATTTATTTTCATAAGAGAGTTCCAACAAATGATGGTGGAATATCTCTTGGTCAAATAATTTTAGGAAAGGAGTGAAATTTTATGTGCCTTGGTGTACCACTTAAAGTAATTAAAATAATAGACAATGAAAAAGCAATGGTTTCAATGGGAGAATCTTTTCTTGAAATAAACACAATTTTTACACCTGAAGTGAAAGAGGGAGATTATGTTATAGTTCATGCAGGTTTTTCGATTTCAATTCTTTCTGAAGAGGATGCAAAAGAGATAAATTCAATTTTAAGTGAATTAAAAAATGGAAACTAAACAAAAAGAGGCAATTTTAAAGATTTCAGAGTTAATTAAAAAAATATCTAAAAAAGAGAAAACAATTATGGAATTTTGTGGAACTCATACACATGAAATTTTTAGATTTGGAATAAGAGAACTTTTGCCTAAAAATATAAATCTTCTTTCTGGTCCAGGTTGCCCTGTGTGTGTAACATCACAAGAAGATATTGATTATATAATTAAAGTTTCTTATGAAGAAAATTTTGGAGTAATTACATTTGGAGATCTTGTTAATGTTAAGGGAAGTGAGATGAGTTTAAACGATTTAAGAATATTAGGAAGAGAGGTTCATATTGTCTATAATCCTTTTGATGCAATAAATATTGCATCAAAAAATAGAAATAAAAATTACATTTTGATAGGAATTGGTTTTGAAACAACAGCACCAAATTTAGGTTATACATTAATAAAAGCAAAAGAAATGAACCTTAAGAACCTTTTTTACTATTCATTAAATAAATTAACTCCTCCTGCTATGGAAGCAATACTTAAAATGGGTGAGGTTAAATTAAACGGAATAATAGGTCCAGGTCATGTATCAACAATTATTGGAAAAGAGGGTTGGATGAATGTTTTTAATGAATACAAAATACCTTTTGTAATTATGGGTTTTGAACCACTTGACTTGATTTATGGAATTTATCTTCTTGTTAAAATGATTGAAAATGATGAAGCAAAATTAATAAATGCTTATAAAAGGAGTGTAAAAGACGAAGGGAATAAAAAAGCAAAAGAGATTTTAAATAAGGTTTTTAAAGTTTCAGACGCGAATTGGAGAGGCTTTGGAACTCTCAAAAATAGTGGTTTATTTTTGAAGGATGAATTTGAAATTTTTGAGATAAGAAATTATTTTAAATATGAAATAAAAAGTAAAAAATTTTTGAGTTGTAGATGTGATGAAGTTATAAGAGGAGTTATAAAACCTTTTGAGTGTCCACTTTTTAAAAAAGTTTGTACTCCACATAATCCAGTCGGTCCCTGTATGGTTTCAAGTGAAGGTGCTTGTTCTGCATATTATCTTTATGGAGAAAATTAAAAATGAATGAAAAGATTACACTTTTTCATGGAAGCGGAGGAGAGGGAACAAAAATTCTTATTGATAAAATTTTAAAAGAGTTAAATAATGAAGTTCTCACAGAACTGCTTGACTCTGCAATATTAAATTTAAAAGAAACTATTGCTTTTACAACAGATTCTTATGTTATTTCCCCTCCATTTTTCAAAGGAGGAGATATTGGGAAATTAAGCATTTTTGGAACTGTAAATGATCTATCTGTCGTTGGGGCAGAGCCACTTTTTTTAAGTTTAAGTTTGATAATTGAAGAGGGTTTTGAATTAAGTGAGTTTGAAAGAATAATTGCATCTATTAAAGAAGCAAGTGAAATTGCAAAAGTAAAAATTGTCACTGGAGATACAAAAGTTGTGGAAAAAGGAAAAGGAGACAAAATTTTTATAAATACCTCTGGAATTGGGGTAATTAAAGAGAATAGAAATATAAGAAATAGAAAAATTGAGTGTGGAGATCTCATTTTAATAAATGGTGGAATAGGAGAACATGGTCTCTCAATTATGCTTGAAAGATTAGAAGTTAAAATAGGTGATGAAGTAAAATCTGATCTTGCTCCCTTGAACTCTTTAATTTTACCACTTTTAGATAATTTTAAAGGGATAAAATTTTTAAGAGATCCAACAAGGGGAGGAGTTGCAACTGTTTTAAATGAGATTTCAAAAAAATTTAATTTTGAAATTGAAATTTGGGAGGAAAATTTACCAATAAAAAATTGGGTTAAAGAAGCATCAAATATTCTTGGTATTGATCCATTATACACAGCAAATGAGGGAAAAGTTATTTTAGTTGTACAAAGGGATGAAGCGAAAAAAGTTTTAGAATTTTTAAGAAATCACCCTCTTGGAAAAGATGCAAATATAATTGGTGAAGTTAAGGGAAGCGGAGATAAAGTTTATTTAAAAACAGAAATAGGCACAAGAAGAATTTTAGACACATTAAAGAGGGATTTGCTTCCAAGAATTTGTTAAACATTAAACAATAACTTGAATTTATATTTTAAAATGAGTATAATTTTAGATATAAAAAATGCATGAATGGGCTTTAGCAGAAGCAGTAGTTGAATCATCATTAAACTTAATAAAAGAAAAAAAACTAGAAAAAGTTAATGAAATTTATATAAAAGTTGGAGAACTTCAAAATATTGATATTGAAATTTTTGATTTTGCCTTAAAAGAACTTATAAAACAAACTAATTTAGAAAATTCAAAGATAATTTATATAAATGAACCGGCTATATTAAAATGTAATTTGTGTGGAACTCAATGGAAATTTAAAGATAGTTTTGAAAAATTGAGTGATGAAGAAAAAGAAGCAATTCATTTTATCCCTGAAACTTTGCATATTTATATAAAGTGTCCAAATTGTTCAAGTTTTGATTTCGAAATTTTTAGTGGGAGAGGAGTTTTTTTAGAGGATATAAAATGAGTCTTGACCCAAGAGTTACCTATCTCGAAAAGAAATTAGATAGAATAAAAAGAGTTTGGGCAGTTGTAAGTGGAAAGGGAGGTGTAGGAAAAAGTACTATTGCATCAGTTATTTCACTGCTTTTAAAAGAAAAAGGGTTCAAGACAGGATTACTTGATTTAGATATTTATGGTCCATCTACTCATATCATTTTAGGAGTTAAAAATTTTAATCTAATTGAAGAAAAAGGCGTTCTTCCTCAAAATATAGATGGTTTAGAGTATCTTTCAATTTTATCTTTTACAAAAAATAAACCTTTTTCTTTAAGAGGAGATGAACTTACAGAAATTTTTCTTGAATTATTTACAATAACAAATTGGGGAGATCTTGATTTTTTAATAATTGACATGCCACCAGGACTTGGAGATACAACCTTAGACTTAATGAAATTTATCAAGAAAAGTGAATATTTACTTATATCAAATAGTTCAAGAGTTTCAATGGAAACTGTTTTAAAACTTTTTGAAATTTTAAAATATAACAATAAAAAAATTTTAGGTTTAATTGAAAATATGAAATTTTCTGATGATGAATTTGTTTTAAAAGAGTGTGAAAAAAGAGGTATAAATTATCTTGGAAGTTTAAACTTTTATTTTGATTTAGATTATTTATATGGAAATGTTTATGGTATCATTAATTCAGATTTATCACTATTTTTATATAAAATTTTAGAGAGAATTTTAAATCAAAACTTTTAAAGAGAGAGGGTGATTATGGAAAAGATTAAAATCAAAATTAATGACAATGAAGTTGAAGTAGAACAAGGAAAAACAATTCTTCAAGTCGCAAAAGAGTTGAATTTGCATATTCCTACCTTGTGTTATCTTGAACCTCTTTCACCTCAGGGAGCCTGTAGATTGTGTCTTGTTGAGGATAGGGGTAAACTTGTAACATCCTGCACCACTCCTGTTGCTCCAAATATGGATATTAAACTTGACACACCAAATGTTGTAAATTCAAGAAAATTGATTCTTCAACTTTTATTTACAGAAAGAAACCACTATTGTATGTATTGTGAACAATCTGGTAATTGCGAACTTCAAAATTTGGGTTATGAGTTTGGTTTAGATCATTTTGAATTCTCTACCTATGAGAAAAAATTTAGTATTGACAACTCACATGACTACATTATTATGGATCCAAATAGATGTGTCCTTTGTAGAAGATGTGTTAGAGCATGTTCAGAACTTGCAGGTCATTTTGTTTTAGGAGAGATGAATAGAGGTATTGAAACTCTTATAATTGCAGATATGAATGTTCCTCTTGGAGAATCAAGTTGTACATCATGTGGTTTGTGCGCACAAGTTTGTCCAACTGGAGCAATTGTTGATAAAAGAAGCGTTTATCTTGGAAAAGATGTTCAAACAGATATAATTTACTCAAACTGCAATGAATGTGCAGTAGGTTGTGGAACAAAAGTTTATAAAAAGAAAAACTCAAATTTCATTGTAAAAATTTATGGAGATATGGACTCAGAAATTAATGGCGGAGTTCTCTGCAAAATTGGAAGATTCTCTGCTCTATTTGATGAAAAGCCAAGAGTTATATCATCAAAAATTAAAGATGATTTTGGATTTAGAAAATTAGATTCAGATAAAATTATGAAATTAATCTCTGAA encodes the following:
- the hypA gene encoding hydrogenase nickel incorporation protein HypA — encoded protein: MHEWALAEAVVESSLNLIKEKKLEKVNEIYIKVGELQNIDIEIFDFALKELIKQTNLENSKIIYINEPAILKCNLCGTQWKFKDSFEKLSDEEKEAIHFIPETLHIYIKCPNCSSFDFEIFSGRGVFLEDIK
- the feoB gene encoding ferrous iron transport protein B, coding for MGKKKEFVIALAGNANVGKSVIFNQLTASHQIIGNWPGKTIERKEGYLIYKGYKIKVIDLPGIYSFSTYSEEELIARNFILEEKPDFVINVVDAVNLERNLFFTLQLIELNVNLIIALNQMDLLEKTGLTINIDKLQNILGVPIVPTIAIENKGIDKLIEKCIEIYEKDIKVKPFEIKYGKEVEERIKVLLDQLPENSSYPKRWLAIKLLENDEDVLKRFKDEKIISKAKNLAQELENIHGEPISLILTQEKYNLSNKITREVLIKKEKKFNFSNYFDKFLLHPFFGYIILLILLFLIFYSIFGIGSIISDFLDTIFEKIKTILLNLPISNLSKKIFVDGILDGVIGGLSVALPYLIPFYILLSLLEDSGYLARMAFFTDSFMHFIGLHGKAFFPLMLGFGCNVPAVLGSRILETKKQKFLTATLATLVPCSARTIVILGLVGVFLGFKYVLIVYIIDILIIFIVGKIFSLLVPGKSYGLIMEMPPLRKPSLKIVLRQSWFRIKDFIYFAFPIIIFGGFLLQILSLTNILNYFVNLISPFFTKFLGLPPLTSIPLIFGILRKELTLLMLFSLFGTEKVTSFMTPKQIIIYSIVTLFYFPCIATFAVLRREIGLLNALLITIFEIIFAILMGGLLNFIL
- a CDS encoding HypC/HybG/HupF family hydrogenase formation chaperone; translated protein: MCLGVPLKVIKIIDNEKAMVSMGESFLEINTIFTPEVKEGDYVIVHAGFSISILSEEDAKEINSILSELKNGN
- the hypF gene encoding carbamoyltransferase HypF, which translates into the protein MKTYFFKIYGRVQGVGFRPFIYKIAKELGLKGYVLNTSSCVEVALQGEASLIKKFIEKIKNDSPPLSKIEKIEEFEIKEEEFFDFYIKESKEDKGFNFISPDIAICDDCLKELFNPNDRRYKYPFINCTNCGPRYTIIEDLPYDREKTTMKIFRMCELCEKEYKDPTSRRFHAQPNACFDCGPEIWIEDIEEKKVTKVNVFKEISKLLSIGEIILIKGIGGFHIACDATNDETVKKLRERKKRPTKPFALMMKDIEQIKNYCFVSEEEEEILISKERPIVLLKIKNLGDLSPLVAPENEYLGIMLPYAPYHYLIFEEFNKPLIMTSGNLSDEPIIKDNRDAIEKLNHISKYFVFHDREIKHRIDDSVVFVEKKELNFIRRARGYAPDPIKININLKPTLSLGGELKNTFSLGYKNYVFMSPHIGDLKDKDTLQVYEDTIFEFIKLFKINPEILVCDLHPQYLSTQFGEKFKNLLEVKYIQHHKAHAYSLLLDREIKDLSLIFAFDGTGFGEDEKIWGGEVFLGDLEGLKRVAHIKYFPMARGDYTIEYPKRILYTYLSKYLPEDLSKFSYKFTNLEIEIFKKMIQKGENLIETSSMGRIFDMVSSLLDIKDKVSFEGEAAISLEMISLKNDTKDTYKYKLIYGDMIEIDFKNVIKGVIDEKDIYPKEYIGKKFHNTIAKMIFDISNIFEEKEGIKNIGFSGGVFQNRLLINLIYEYFYKTQFKIYFHKRVPTNDGGISLGQIILGKE
- the pgaD gene encoding poly-beta-1,6-N-acetyl-D-glucosamine biosynthesis protein PgaD, giving the protein MKRLIIFITSILGWFIIIYLIIPLITAIAWIFWSLFIYKKLFIKEEFKGTIYVFFLLLIISLIYFIVLKAWAKYNYKKYYLKNKRNIIPIKNNYERLDIKKIEYSGEEIDELIKIFCNKNNT
- a CDS encoding 2Fe-2S iron-sulfur cluster-binding protein, which produces MEKIKIKINDNEVEVEQGKTILQVAKELNLHIPTLCYLEPLSPQGACRLCLVEDRGKLVTSCTTPVAPNMDIKLDTPNVVNSRKLILQLLFTERNHYCMYCEQSGNCELQNLGYEFGLDHFEFSTYEKKFSIDNSHDYIIMDPNRCVLCRRCVRACSELAGHFVLGEMNRGIETLIIADMNVPLGESSCTSCGLCAQVCPTGAIVDKRSVYLGKDVQTDIIYSNCNECAVGCGTKVYKKKNSNFIVKIYGDMDSEINGGVLCKIGRFSALFDEKPRVISSKIKDDFGFRKLDSDKIMKLISEKMDELYVYVDGSLFNEELELIKSIFKDKVYSLYPNEPQIPSNVTLNDLKNANEFIVIGVDLNREFGVIGSFVKRKVLGGDGKLAVFDSNFNSLAQISHYTFNLNELKDGLEKLKEFKSPIVIYKELPKDIIEILKGKENLKYLWLPPETNSIGLNKLNIKHEIKNSKTILFFGENIEALKNFDKNTFIIAFTPYEPEDLLRRANVIVGISNGFERDGTFYNLDGKLLKKEKILSPKFETLDLKKFLNEFKNVSLVK
- a CDS encoding P-loop NTPase, which translates into the protein MSLDPRVTYLEKKLDRIKRVWAVVSGKGGVGKSTIASVISLLLKEKGFKTGLLDLDIYGPSTHIILGVKNFNLIEEKGVLPQNIDGLEYLSILSFTKNKPFSLRGDELTEIFLELFTITNWGDLDFLIIDMPPGLGDTTLDLMKFIKKSEYLLISNSSRVSMETVLKLFEILKYNNKKILGLIENMKFSDDEFVLKECEKRGINYLGSLNFYFDLDYLYGNVYGIINSDLSLFLYKILERILNQNF
- a CDS encoding glycosyltransferase, which translates into the protein MNLLRYFVIKIIPNFLFWFPVITSIFWTISAIHFYNTKEKKEYKIDEKSLPPVTIIIAAHNEEKFIKDTLEALKNLNYPKYDVIVVDDASKDKTPKIVEEYLKFENFHFIKLNKNVGKAMAVNIGVLHSKTDLVVVIDADTILDKDSLKYVAHHFKKIPRLAAVTGNPRVLNRTNILTYIQTAEFSSIISLLKRSQRSIGRIFTVSGAFTTYNKNVLKEVGCFSHLTATEDIDITWRIEKNFYNVFYEPKAIAWIRVPESLKELIRQRKRWALGGWHMLRIHFDILFNFKYKRLFIAFIEFVLAYIWSILFIVFSFLWILSKLFLYKGFTISPIPTWYGAFISLVCLVQFFVSSLLDKKYDKGIFKYYFFVVWYPIIYWTLNPILVFITLKEGLFGILEGKGIWHPPDRKIKF
- a CDS encoding metal-dependent transcriptional regulator, whose translation is MKEEKEEILEYLFRKKGEASTEEIKKEFNFINLDEILNSLINENKIIIENGKILLTEKGSIEGEDIKNKHEFVEDFLKNIGVPENFAHEKACEIEHHIKEDKYKSLIPLSEVKEGEEVEVVLIRGGRGFVQRLCDLGLTPNTKIKILRKAPFGPIEISVRGYNLALGRGVVSKIWVRKKSS
- the hypD gene encoding hydrogenase formation protein HypD, whose amino-acid sequence is METKQKEAILKISELIKKISKKEKTIMEFCGTHTHEIFRFGIRELLPKNINLLSGPGCPVCVTSQEDIDYIIKVSYEENFGVITFGDLVNVKGSEMSLNDLRILGREVHIVYNPFDAINIASKNRNKNYILIGIGFETTAPNLGYTLIKAKEMNLKNLFYYSLNKLTPPAMEAILKMGEVKLNGIIGPGHVSTIIGKEGWMNVFNEYKIPFVIMGFEPLDLIYGIYLLVKMIENDEAKLINAYKRSVKDEGNKKAKEILNKVFKVSDANWRGFGTLKNSGLFLKDEFEIFEIRNYFKYEIKSKKFLSCRCDEVIRGVIKPFECPLFKKVCTPHNPVGPCMVSSEGACSAYYLYGEN
- the hypE gene encoding hydrogenase expression/formation protein HypE produces the protein MNEKITLFHGSGGEGTKILIDKILKELNNEVLTELLDSAILNLKETIAFTTDSYVISPPFFKGGDIGKLSIFGTVNDLSVVGAEPLFLSLSLIIEEGFELSEFERIIASIKEASEIAKVKIVTGDTKVVEKGKGDKIFINTSGIGVIKENRNIRNRKIECGDLILINGGIGEHGLSIMLERLEVKIGDEVKSDLAPLNSLILPLLDNFKGIKFLRDPTRGGVATVLNEISKKFNFEIEIWEENLPIKNWVKEASNILGIDPLYTANEGKVILVVQRDEAKKVLEFLRNHPLGKDANIIGEVKGSGDKVYLKTEIGTRRILDTLKRDLLPRIC